The genomic segment tagaagctaatcagattggtcaggcgggacttgcccctggtgaatccatgttggctacttttgatcactttcccctcttccaagtgcttcaaaacggattctttaaggattccctccattatttttccagggattgaggtgaggctgataggtctatagttcccttgaGAACTATATCTGAAATCTGAGAAAGAGGCACTCCGTGGGCAGTCACAATTCGCGTGGCTGTCAACTGGGTCCCGTCTTTTAGCCGTCCTGGCCCACTGCTGccgattcattcgagtttcagtgtaacaactgtgtctTCTTAAACATACTGAACATGGccggggaaagaggggaatgaaatgggGGCCGATGGCATCGTATACCCACATACACTTggggggccagaatgcaatggggctcagggaattgtgggataggttcccacaaatACGCTGCAGCTGCACTCAAGTTAAGCTACTTGTgcgtggcagcagtaagtcgattttgtgggatGGCGAAGATGCTCAAAagcgaatggataaaacccagtggtaagaaatcaattttaataaaatcgattttatcttggagtgtagacccagccttagtggaGCCATGCAGTGACCTAGTATACAACAGTCAGTTTCCCTACCTCTGCCAATCTACCATGACTCTTGTCTTTCCCTGCTCCTGGTAGCTCTATCTTCTAGCAGTGAGCACCACTGACTGTCCCAGTCAAAGCCCAGCCTGGATATTCTAgcgcagtggttcccaatcttggGCTCTGTGAGgctattgcagggggtctgtggaaATAaggaaagataaataaaaatgatcatagaaaataagttttgagtaaactgcaaagttacaatcattacgagttttaaattaaatatcttccaggcttgttattaattgctgtccggAAATcgatgttgtggtttcctttttcattgactGAAGTACgcacagcagctagaattggtTTGATGTGGGGAGGCATGAATGGTTGTGGGGGGTAACTGGGGTCTGTGGATAGTTTGGGGGTGATTGGGTGTCCACGCTAATGAAAAGGTGGGGAACCGCTGGTCTAGACAACCAGGGTGTGTGCAGAATGGACATCTCCAAGCATTCGTTCCTCACCAGCTCTGTTATAGACAACAAACAATCCCTTggcgccttagagactaatgcacttaagctgtgtctacacgtgcacgctacttcgaagtagcggcactaacttcgaaatagtgcccgtcgcggctacacgcgtcgggcgctatttcaaagttaacttcgacgttaggcggcgagacgtcgaagtccctaacctcatgagggcatcggaatagcgccctacttcgacgttcaacgtcgaagtagggaccgtgtagacgatctgcgtcctgcaacgtcgaaattgccgggtcctccatggcagccatcagctggggggttgagagacgctctctctccagcccctgcggggctctatggtcactgtgtgcagcagcccttagcccagggcttctggctgctgctgcggcagctggggatccatgctgcaggcacagggtctgcaaccagttgtcggctctgtgtatcttgtgttgtttagtacaactgtgtctgggaggggccctttaaaggagcggcttgctgttgagtccgccctgtgaccctgtctgcagctgtgcctggcacccttatttcgatgtgtgctactttggcgtgtagacgttccctcgcagcgcctatttcgatgtggtgccgtgcaacgtcgaagttgaacatcgacgttgccagccctggaggatgtgtagacgttattcttcgaaatagcctattttgatgttgctacatcgaaataagctatttcgatgtaggcttcacgtgtagacgtagccctgctgaGTGAGGAGCTTCTGTGAGCAAAAAACACTTCCTCAGATAAAAAACAGAGCAGAAAATCAGACCCCTGGGCTTctagggagggggaggggcagagagttgAGAAGAtgacctgtcactagtaggaccagtgaCGGGAGCCAAccaagtaggatgtgtcccattcctccAGACACTTACGGTGGGGACATTGCTCCTTCCGTGCACGAGACAGGTCAGATCTTCGtacaggccaaggttaaaggtgtcaaATTTATCAGTGAGTTCCGATTCAGACGTTTACCTCTGTCACCCCCTTTCGTGTAAAGTTCTGTTATTTCTCTTGACCTCGTCTTCCCTTCCCATTTCTCTTAACTTCTGTTGTCCCATCTAACCCTCTTTGTCCTCTCCCCAGGGCACCATGGAGCAAAGCAACACAACCCTCCCCTCTGAAACCTGGGCAAACTccagccagtccccagcacccatgggggcCCCATACATGGCCGCGGCCATGTTGCTCTTTGCCACCTTCCTGGTAGGCCTGGTGGGGAACGGGCTGTACCTGTGGGTGCTGGTGATGAAGATGAAGAGGACGGTGACCACTATCTGGTTCCTCCACCTGGTGTCCTGTTCTGTCCTCTTCACCCTGCTGATCCCCTTCTTCACCGTCTACATCCTCCTGGGTTTCCACTGGGTCTTTGGCACGGGTATGTGCAAAGTTCTCAGTGCCTGCACCCACCTGGGCATGTTCTCCTCTGCCTTCCTCCTTGCCCTCATCAGCCTGGACCGCTACACCTTCACCTGCCACCCCATCTGGTCCCGGCGCTACCGCACCATGTCCTGGGCCCAGAAGCTGGTTGCGGGCGTGTGGCTGTGCTCCTTTGCTCTCAGTGTGCCCTACCTGGTTTTCCAGGAGACCAGCGAGTTAGAGAGCAGCAGAATCACCTGCGTCGATTATTATGATACCTCCAGAGACCAGGACAGAGCCGAGACACAGGCCTGGAGGCAACACACACATGTTGTGCTGTTCCTGGTCCGGTTCCTGCTGGGTTTCCtgctgcccttctgcatcattgcagGATGCTACAGCCAGATGGGCCTGAAGATGATGGAGAAGGGGCTGGCTCGGAGTGGGAAGCCCTTCAAAGTTATGGTGGCTGCAGTGGTGTCATTCTTCTTTGGCTGGCTACCCTACCACCTCTACTATGGCTTGACACTCTTCAAAGACCTGTCCAAATCATTGATGGGTATCTGCCAGCTCATTTGCATCGCCATGTTCTGCTTCAACGTCTGCTTCACTCCCATCCTCTACCTCTTCGTGGGGCAGACGTTCCATCAGGTGCTTAGGACATCCTTGTTCACTCTGGTCAAAACAGCTTTTTACGAGGATCTTGACAGTGATGGGGTTGGACCAGATTCTAGTGGAAGGATCAGGTGAGAAAGAGACTGCATGGAAATACAAGAAAATGTGGAGCTGGGCAAGTTCTAGATACCTGCGTGTTTAGCCTTATGGAATTCTAGCTCTTTTAGTATTTTCTGGCTGAATAGATTTACGGGTGGCTCTAGATATTCTTGTGTTCTCCATATCTTGGCATATTGTACTCCGCTACTAGGGTCCAGAGGCTTCTAGATTCCTATTTGGTTCTAGAATGCCATAGTGCTGTCTGCGTAAATAGTTGTGAACTCCATAGGATCCAGATCAGTCTGACGCTAGAACAGTGTGTAATTCTGAATTTCAAAACCGTGCAACATTACCAGGTGACCCTTAAGTGAGCGGCCATGCTCGGGCGTGTTAGGGTGAATTGcgtgggcacttgaacaacgcggtgaggtatgtggggtggaggcagggtccagagacccttttaaattgttatagggaaatattcctcagcacaaacaggctaaaccacttcccccacaccaagaactgaggaaccaagtgaattgggcaagtctaaaccagtcagcaacagaatttactgaattgcttgcagactgcactatctgcagcctcccccaccccacgtctaaaagtgacaaacaggaaaaacctatacaggaaagatccatggcctatgacctagcagcccagagggccagctgcatccattaaaaggaaaaaataagcatgagatgtATGGCTGTGTAAAATGGGAAGGGgttgctgagaggggctgcaggcgaagagaagcagaagcaaccaggatgtgatgtgtcaggcctcgggtgcAGCCAGCAAATGGCAGGACCATAAAGGGGGACAACAACATAAGGAGggggaggaactcccgaatcctggagagaccggacgcTGTCTGCAACAAGGGCTGATCATCCTTCGCCGTTCCTCCCGCCTGCTCGCAAGTTAAACAGAGTAGTGCATgaatacctattggtaccacGAAGGAATTcgtaacagtatagcttagatagccagatgcagtgttttgttgttttgttcctgtacctgctcagctgcgtaagtaaaagttagcatttgcatttttatctctggttttccttttagtaccttgccatagctatgtgtaccactgtgtgtatgtctttagtttcatgagcctgtaagggtcatgtgcaaggctgaggcaaagatgccccagaacacctgaaagggctttgacccaatgaccgggaagttctgaaagcaagtgGCCTCAGCTGGGATGTGTGGTCTGCTGAACcccgtgttctacaggacagtttgtttgtatctgtacgtcaccctctcctattaacccttaagtcctatcccctgaaactcgaaactctcacttcctggggatagataacagctcttaaaaatcaggataaataacagccaatgaattccccaacccctgggctgttttagataattACTGGGAGTTAGGAAAACCTCAGGGGGtgtttctcttccttttgggtgtaatcctattcctcctgtttgtagtgtggtgtaagccacggctgtaactacaccagtttcgtaATAGCAGAATCAATCTCAGTGATGCGGGTCATCaccgagaagcagccctccttttttcccaCTCCATCCatctctcacctccacccttatttaggacttggagcacagcatatttgctcctcaaaAACCTGCCCACAATCCCTTGCATTCTAGATACGTCAAAGTAGGTAGATCCCCATGGACTCCAACTTTGTGTCAAAACCTGTTAGGGACCCTAGTGCTTTAAACTCCTAGATAGTTCTAGAACCTTGCACTCTCTCTATGGTTTTAAACCCAACCTTATTCCACAGGTTCCAGAATCCTGGCTCTCTAGAACCTCATGGGTTTGGCCAGTCTCAAACTTGAACTTTTCTAGAATCTTACTCATTCCAAGCATTAAGTAATGAAACTGATTTGTGGCAGGATTCAAGATTCCTGACTGTCTGTACAACCTCATGGGTTCTAGGTCTACCAATGGTTTTAAATATCCGGACCAAAGAGCTTTTAAAAAGCAATCCCCTCCAACTACTGTATCTACATCTAAGAAGATTCTTCATTCTGCCGATGAAATGTGTGGGCAGAAGATGCGTCATTCTCAACAggtacgtctacaagtgaagcatctgttgacagacctgactgtcagaagggatttcccagcaaaacttctgtcaacagatcacatctacacataaaagcggatcaaaagagccatcttctctgtcgacagagactggccctttctcaacagaacagccaaccagaagctcagcaaacagggctgctggatgaaccagaagccctgtccatcaacaaaagggcccccggagagtccacacagctttttttgtctacAGACAACTGACAACAAAGGCATCATGCCCGAATGCGGAGAGGTACAATGCTGTCGGACGATgcgctgggttttgttgacagtctgccgacaaagcacattttacatatagatgctctgcaggctggtttagctggaaaaaccctctcatgtagacgtagttTGGTTTCAGAAGTGCAAGCTCTTGGGACTCCTAGCAGGAGACTGTTGTTGAAACATCAAGGGCCACAGGCCTTGACTTTCCAAAGCGTCCCATAACTTTTGGTACCTCTGACTTTGGGGGTTCCGAGGTGGAGAGTCCTTGAAAGAACTTGGGGTTTCCAAAAGTGCTGAGCCACTCTTCTGAAAACCTGGCCCCTAAAAGGGGTGTCACTATGCTTCCCCCCAGTGAAATCTGGATTTGCCAAAAATCACTAATTCCGTTGGGACACAGAGCAATGGGGACAGATTGCATAGCTTGGATGAGTTTATTCCAGGACTCTCAAATGCTTTCCCTGGCTCCGGGGGATATGGTGTCTAGTGAGCTAgtggtgggagaggagtgggatTGAGCACTGGGAGCTGGAAGCTAGGacacctgggtctgggagggagaggagtctAATGgttggagcagaggggctgggagccaggactcctgcattctatccctggctctgggagcaaGTGGGGTCCAATGAACCAGATCACAGGGTCTGGaaatcaggactcctggcttctcttcCTGCCTCTTGGAGGGGAGTTGGTTCTGGTGGGTTAAATTTAAAGCATCATAAATTGGGAATATCTCACTGGATAGGCTTCAAACAAAATAGAGATGCTCACCCATTGCTAGAGACCTCACATGATACCCCCTGTGTCTAGTCCCACAGTGTGATCCCTGAGTCTGCGGCAGAGAGATTCCAAGAATGTCCCAATTCTGCTGTGCATTTTCCTGGTCCCTAGCAAGGGTCATGTGAGGATTTCATTGCCACCCTGGCTTCCTTTTGTCTGTAATACCACTGGGAAGTGTACGTACAGCTACAATGACCAGAGTTATGTATGTACTTCAACAGCGCAGCAGAGGTAAAGGCTTCTGGACAGATTAGAAATTTATTCTTTGGGCTCTTGATTGTccatgtatcatagaatcatagaattttaggtctggaagggacctcaggaggtcattgagtccagtcccctgactaaagcaggatcaaccccaactaaatcatcccaggcaggactttgtcaagccaggacttaaaaacctttagggatggagattccacctcctctctaggtaacacattccagtgcttcaccaccctcccggtgaagtagtttttcctaatatccaacctacttccctgactctgtaacttcagaccattgctctttttctgccatctgtcaccatcgggaacagcctctctccatcctctttagagcccctcctttgggaagttgaaggctgctatcaactctccctcactcttctcttctgcaaacaaaataaccccccaatccctcagcctctcctcataggtcatgtgcttcagccccttaatcattttcattgccctctgctgaaccctttccaatgcatccacatcctttctatgctgggggccccagaactggacgtgatactccagatgtgccttcaccagtgccaagcagaggggaataattacttctctagagctgctggaaatgctcctcctaaaacaccccaatgtgccattagccttcttggctacaagggcacactgttgactcatacctacctctcatccactgtaatccccaagtccttttctgctgcactgctacttagccagttggtccccagcctggaacagtgtttgggattcttccatcccaaaggcaggactctgcacttctccttgttgaacctcatcagatttcctttggtccagtcctccaatttgtctaggtcactctggattctgtcCCTACCCCCCAATGTATCTACCCGTCCCACTAGCTTAGAGTCatatgcaaatttgctgagagtgcaatccatcccctcatccagttcattaataaagatgttgaacaatactggccctagaactgatccttgggacactctacttgaaaccgaccgccaaccagacgttgagtcattgaccactacccgttgggcctgtccaccaagccagttttctattcgTCTTACAGGCCATATATCCAATCCAGagtttcttaacttatgggcaagaatgttgtaggagaccctatcaaaagctttgtttaagtgaaggtatatcacacccactgacttccctacgTCCACAGAGCATGTTATCTTATTAtaggagctaatcagattggtcaagcaagACTTGCccgtggtgaatccatgttgactactcacgatcactttcccctcttccaaatgctccagaATGCatcccttgaggatcccctccatgattttcccagggactgaggtaaggctgactgatctatacttccctggattgtcctcctttcggTTTCCaaagatgggcgctacatttgcctttctctaGCCGTCTGGGATCAATCCCAATCGccgtgagttttcaaagataatggccaaaggctctacaatgacatctgtcaattccctcagtaccctcgggtgtattaaatctgttctttccccagtgagggctgcccacctccttcccatactgcattgcctagtgccatagtgaGGGAGCTGAACttatccatgaagactgaggcaaaaaaagcattgaggacTTCAGCTCTTCCTATATCATCTGTCCCCAGAttacctctgtcatccagtaatggccccacaccctccctgatcaccctctgtCATGTGGCtagacttttatattgggtctggaaaatatttaaatacctagtgtggctgttggccccaaatattgtgctaggggCACCaagtgaggtgtcaaatgaaagctgatgatgccctgaatctgcgtgtgctacttgtgtgtctgtatcatgtatgcatgtaaagttacagatgtttagctctgcagctgtgtgagaaatggtTCAATGCTGAGGTTCACAGAGGGAGctagccaggacaatagactgagcaaaggccggGACGGCCAACACCCATTTTATGACAGTGGGTTTTTCTACTGGGACTGCAacgaatggaaactcagcacggagacccacctggtcaggtggtaagctcaggcctatggagaagaatggaattttccctccgcatatgaaaagctgtaagaagggccctggcagggactttctttgttcttcagcccTCATGTGTTAAGCTGCCTGGACTGGGAGGCCCATCCCACAGAGGGATgaggtggatttagcagtgtccatcctggatcttttgtcttgtggtctccaagggtccatgtcccctCATGTGGGCCCCAGAGGGCTGGATACAtaatgctccaatgactgaagctgggtaacctgaaatgaactttcagagactctcaagaatcagcaaataacatcactggcctgcctCAGTAGTTATGAAAGACACATGCAAAGTATGGCTTctacaattcttctctctaatcctgtccatatatatattttttattaataaactcttAGCTGTaagatctaaggatctggcttttgcatgGTTGTTTGCGTGAGATCCAAGTACATTTTGACCGGGGTCTGGGgttgggccctttggggtctggaagaatctgtgtggtgtttggtgaaccaggcttaagagcctctcatctgaaggtgggggttgttagtctgggctggtagagcagctgagacgtctgtgggtttgcttgtgtggctctggctggccagtggggctggcagaggtgctgtggaggctggttggatttgccttagtgagaagaaaatctcagcctttgaaatactgccagttctcctgaattcctttcctcttcatattagcttccccagtcatcctgcccatcagttctctcagggagttgaagtctgctcttctgagatCCAGGGTGTGTATATTACTGCTCAGCTTTCTGCCTTTTGTCGGGCtcctgaaatctgccatctcatgatcactgcagcccaggttaccacctatttctcctgctagttcttccctgtttatgagcagTGGGTCAagctgcgcacggcccctggtcagttccctcAGCACTCGTACCAAGAGGTTAACCCCAACATtgtccaaaagcttcctggattgtctgtgtgctgatgtatcgGTCTCCCAACAAGTGTCCAGTTgcttaaagtctcccatgagaagcagggcctgtgatttggaagcttctctcagttgtctgaaaaatcctcgtctacctcatctccctgatctggaggGCTGAAGCAGATGCCAACAACAACATCACCTCTGCTACTTCTGcttctaaacttaacccaaagaccctcaactggcttttctccctctatcctggagctctgagccagaTCTGTCCTGCAGGGCTCGGGGGTCCCCACACGCCCTGCGGTGGGAAACCAGTGGCAGCACCCCAGCCTCATGCAAGGGGGccacagggccagagggggtgCAGTCCAGTGGTCAGAGCAGCGTGTTGATTGTCGAGAAAAAGGAAGTGAGGTTTCCTGCTTCCCCTCCATCTTCTTTGTAagtcccctggggcaggaatTCAGGGAACCGCAACCACTTCCTTCTCTCGCTGAAACTCCACAGTGACTCCACGCTCGCCCCAGTGTGTCCATCCCACAGACCCCGGCTGCTGAGCTGGGAGCCTGGGACCCCTGACAGGAGCCCGTCTCCACTGGGAAATCAGTCCCTGCCTGCACGGTATGCAACAAGGGGAgcggtgagggggcagggctccagctggcaaCAGGAGGATCCTGGCAGGGGTCTAGCAGGCCTAATGGTCCAGATCCCAGCAGGAGGGCCCGGGTGTGCAgagtcctgggttctgtccctcaACTGGGGAGGGGAGTAGGGTCTAGTGGTCGGGGGGGTGCGAGCCCGCTTGCTTCGGTTCTATTCCACTCCTGAGGCACGAGCTTCCCTGTTTCTCTTTCCAGCCTCTTCCAACCCCTCCCTCCTAGGCCAGAGATCTGCCCTCCCTGGCGATGCCATCGACCCCCGAGCCAGTGCAGGAGTGGGTCTGGTCACttgtgcaggtgggagggagTCTGCCTCCGGCCTGGTGAGGGAGGGCAGGATGGGTCTGCACCTCTGGGTGCAGGGCCTGAAGATGAGGAGGACGTGATCAGCCGTTGGGTTTTCTTAGCCCCTGTTCTCCCACTATAGACTGCAGCGCTACTGGGGTGGCACCCCCTAGGCCATTCCCTCCACTTGCTTAGCCAGCCAGATCGCAGCCCCAACGTTTTCTCTGCCTGGGACCCCATAGACTAatctccccttcctgtccccttcctgccaccacatCCTGCAGCGGGGAGTCCCGGCAGTCAGAAAAGGCGCTGCAAGGTGACCTCAGGTGGAACTTAGGTGATTGGCACCTGTTCCTGAGACTGTGGAGTCAGTTCGGCTCGGATCCAGGCTGCAGAGGTTCCCAGGCGTTCACCACCTTGCTACGAGTGGCAAGGAGAGCCACGGGCTAAGCACACCGAGGGACGCAACTTGCAGTTGCTCCTCTGTTTCAATAAGGCAAAGGTTTTGtttgccgtgtgtgtgtgtgtgtgtgtgtgtgtgtgtgtgtgtgtgtgtgtgtgtgtgtgtgtgtccccgtcCCCCCCTCTCTggagctgcgtgtgtgtgtgtgtgtgtgtgtgtgtgtgtgtgtccccgtcCCCCCCTCTCTGGAGCTGCACATTCTGGCCAATGCATTTGCCACACCTCAGGCAGACATCTGCGACTGTCCGTAAGAGCCCAGCCTTGCCCCTGGCTTCTGCTGTTTTCTCGCTGTTGCTGGCAGGCGCCTATTAGCAGCAGAGCATCCCCCGGCCAGTGACTGCAGGTCTGGGCACTTGCCAAAGCTGCATTTGCATTGCCAGTTTGCATGTTGTTTTCCAGctcacctgcctcttcccattgCTTTGCTGAATTCCAGGTATTTCCAGCATGCCCTGGGCCTGAATCCCCTGGGCGGGTATAAGCCCTGGGACCCTCCGCAACTGGATCAGATGAGATCGCTCTGCCAGTTTTGAGTCGATGCGACTTTCCCCATCCGGCTGATGGCCAGTGCAGAATTCCTGACGCTTGGCCATGAATGTCTCTCGGCCCCGCACAGCACCCTGCCTGGTTATGCCTCGCTACATATATAGCTCTATTGGCCGCACTGGCTGATTGAAATTGGGAAATCTCCCGCCCTAGGGCTTGGCATGCGGCCTACCAAAAGGAAATGAGTCACAGCCGCTCGTCACTTTGTCTGCCAGCTGCCCGGCTCAATTCCAGGTTTCCATTTCACTTGTTCTCCATATTGCCAGCCCCAAGAGTTCAAAAACTCCAGAGTCAGACTCCCTAAAAGAATGCCATGATTGCCTTTAAAATGCTGAGATGATGCTTCCTCCCCACTGAGCTGTGAGGGGGCACCTGGGGTCACATCAGGGCAGCTACCAGGGTTAGAAACTTCCTTTTTCTTTAAAGAGATCATCTCAAAtccagagagggagctgggttagtctgtagtttcgagaacaacaaaaagtcttgtggcaccttacagactaacagatattttggagcataagctttcgtgggcaaagacccccttcatcagatgcatgggcgGGGGTGGTTTTagaggtgtatttaaagagtggggtcccggtaagagggagggccagagctgacaaggtctattcagcaaggtggaaatggcccagtagcaGCAGTActgatcaaaagaggaaaaaaacagtcagatcagacagggggatgtgagccattgtcagcaactaatggggagctattagcacccagagcagagaaaccatctttgtaagctgcaagccactcccagtctctgtttaatccacggttaacggagtcaaatttgcaaataaattgcagctcagagatttctctctccatttgatttctgaattttttttgtttcagaactgtcacccttaaatctgccttGGACCTTAGCGggagatttaagggtgacagttctgaaacaaaaaaaacttcagaaatcaaatgcagagagaaatctctgagctgcaatttatttgcaaatttgactccgttaaccgtggattaaacagagagtgggagcggctcgcagtttacaaaggcagtttctctgctttgggtgctaatagctccccattagactgtgacaaaggctcatatacccctgtctgatgtgacttgtttttatttctttgataAGTACTActgatattgggccatttccaccttgctgaatagaccttgtcagctctggccctccccctttactgggaccccactctttaaatacacctctgaaacaacccccgccccacacacactcatgcatctgatgaagcaggtctttgcccacgaaagcttatgctccaaaacatctgttagtctataaggtgccatgagaCTATTTGTTGATCCCAAATCcagtgactccaggagctggggtgtTAAGGAAAACCATCCTGCAGATGTGACTCATGAAGATAACCAC from the Carettochelys insculpta isolate YL-2023 chromosome 30, ASM3395843v1, whole genome shotgun sequence genome contains:
- the LOC142003917 gene encoding putative G-protein coupled receptor 33, with the translated sequence MEQSNTTLPSETWANSSQSPAPMGAPYMAAAMLLFATFLVGLVGNGLYLWVLVMKMKRTVTTIWFLHLVSCSVLFTLLIPFFTVYILLGFHWVFGTGMCKVLSACTHLGMFSSAFLLALISLDRYTFTCHPIWSRRYRTMSWAQKLVAGVWLCSFALSVPYLVFQETSELESSRITCVDYYDTSRDQDRAETQAWRQHTHVVLFLVRFLLGFLLPFCIIAGCYSQMGLKMMEKGLARSGKPFKVMVAAVVSFFFGWLPYHLYYGLTLFKDLSKSLMGICQLICIAMFCFNVCFTPILYLFVGQTFHQVLRTSLFTLVKTAFYEDLDSDGVGPDSSGRIR